One window of Chloroflexota bacterium genomic DNA carries:
- a CDS encoding histidine phosphatase family protein → MARLFLVRHGAALAMNTLRYQGHSDVPLSPLGLKQAEYLHQRLLNEPLEAIYSSDLQRASETAQIIARGHKLVPVLRRELRERCFGGWEGLTYAEIRLDYPELIGALHGDPKDAAPPDGESLAQLERRVSIIFVDIEQWNGVVLIVSHSGPLRLLLCRLLGLPSGSYWQLRLDYASLSIVDIYPEGAILSLLNDTCHLRGTE, encoded by the coding sequence TTGGCTAGACTATTCCTTGTGCGCCACGGCGCAGCCTTGGCAATGAACACACTGCGCTATCAGGGCCATAGCGACGTGCCGTTAAGCCCTCTCGGCCTGAAGCAGGCGGAGTATCTGCACCAGCGACTGCTCAACGAGCCCCTTGAGGCCATTTACAGTAGCGACCTGCAGCGCGCCTCAGAAACAGCCCAGATCATCGCCCGTGGACATAAGCTTGTGCCTGTATTGCGCCGTGAGCTGCGGGAGAGGTGCTTCGGAGGATGGGAAGGACTAACCTATGCAGAGATACGTTTGGATTACCCAGAGTTGATAGGGGCGCTACACGGCGACCCAAAAGATGCTGCCCCACCTGATGGCGAATCTCTGGCCCAATTAGAGAGGCGAGTAAGCATCATATTCGTCGATATTGAGCAGTGGAATGGGGTGGTACTGATAGTCAGCCACAGCGGTCCTCTGCGCCTGCTCCTCTGTCGGCTTTTAGGGCTTCCTTCAGGGTCCTACTGGCAACTGCGCCTGGACTATGCCAGTCTCTCGATCGTTGATATTTACCCTGAGGGAGCCATACTCTCCCTCCTGAACGATACCTGTCACCTGAGGGGTACAGAATGA
- the hisC gene encoding histidinol-phosphate transaminase yields MLPKEWLRDLAICPHGTANRREMEQLGLSPQDILDFSVNSNPFGPSPRVALALTEVDVARYPDSEAIELRQVLARKLGVAMEQIIVANGSVELIWLLALAYIRPGDTVLISGPTFGEYERVSRITNARVIEQRARVEDAFRPDLDQTLRLIRREKPRLVFLCNPNNPTGVYLERGRLETLLAACEDSLLVLDEAYINFVENHYSTVDLIEHSYTCLLRSLTKDYALAGLRLGYILANSRIIGALRKVCPPWNVNAAAQVAGIAALQDDEHLESACRAIEEAKRYLMYEITALGLRVLPTAANFFLVEVGDATLFRSALLKRGCCVRDCTSFGLPRFIRIGIRTQPECERLVTAIKEVQILG; encoded by the coding sequence ATGCTACCTAAAGAATGGTTAAGGGACCTGGCCATCTGTCCCCACGGTACAGCAAATCGAAGGGAGATGGAGCAACTCGGACTTAGTCCTCAGGATATCCTTGACTTCAGCGTCAATTCCAACCCCTTTGGTCCTTCGCCTCGCGTGGCGCTCGCTCTGACAGAGGTGGATGTCGCCCGTTATCCCGATAGCGAAGCCATAGAGCTACGCCAAGTCCTGGCCAGAAAGCTAGGGGTTGCTATGGAGCAGATCATCGTTGCTAATGGTTCGGTGGAACTGATCTGGCTCCTGGCCCTGGCCTATATCCGCCCAGGGGATACTGTGCTCATCAGCGGCCCTACCTTTGGTGAGTATGAGCGGGTCAGCCGCATCACCAACGCCAGAGTCATCGAACAGAGAGCCCGGGTAGAGGATGCGTTTCGTCCGGACCTGGACCAAACGCTAAGACTCATCCGCAGGGAGAAACCCCGATTAGTCTTTCTCTGCAACCCCAACAATCCCACCGGCGTGTACCTGGAGCGCGGGAGGCTAGAAACCCTCTTGGCCGCCTGCGAAGATAGTCTACTAGTGCTTGACGAGGCCTATATAAACTTCGTGGAGAACCACTACTCCACCGTCGATCTTATTGAGCACAGCTATACCTGTCTTCTCCGCTCACTGACCAAGGATTACGCCCTGGCCGGCTTGAGGCTGGGCTATATCCTGGCAAATAGTAGAATCATCGGCGCCCTGCGCAAGGTGTGCCCGCCCTGGAATGTTAATGCTGCTGCCCAGGTGGCCGGCATAGCCGCCTTGCAAGATGATGAACATCTGGAGAGCGCATGTAGAGCCATAGAGGAAGCCAAGCGCTATCTTATGTATGAGATCACCGCCTTGGGACTCAGGGTCCTCCCGACAGCAGCTAATTTCTTCCTCGTTGAGGTGGGCGACGCCACTCTCTTCCGCTCAGCCCTGTTAAAAAGAGGCTGCTGCGTGCGTGACTGCACCTCCTTCGGGCTACCCCGATTCATCCGTATCGGTATACGCACTCAGCCGGAGTGCGAGCGGCTGGTAACAGCTATCAAGGAGGTGCAAATCCTTGGCTAG
- a CDS encoding cobalamin biosynthesis protein has translation MNEIAILVIALILDLTLGELPASLHPVVWMGRLITFLERYAPENGRGPQLLYGAAMVCFGVLLFAVPVWVLLGYLEHWPTLIYIFISSLLLKATFAVKELHRAAQQVKGPLLEGKVETARARLRSLVSRNTDELAEPLTVAAAVESVAENTNDSFVAPLFYYLLFGVPGAIAYRLINTFDSMIGYHGRYEYLGKVAARLDDLANFVPARLAALFMVIAAHLTGNDAQQAWHMMLRYRRVTESPNAGWTMSAMAGALGVQLEKVGHYKLGETSTPLSPAMIDQSLSIMWATVTLTALFSLAIEVVRHAT, from the coding sequence GTGAACGAGATAGCTATCTTAGTCATCGCCTTAATCCTTGATCTCACTCTCGGCGAACTGCCGGCGTCGCTCCATCCTGTGGTATGGATGGGACGGCTCATCACCTTCTTAGAGAGGTACGCCCCTGAGAACGGGCGCGGGCCACAGCTCCTTTATGGAGCAGCGATGGTGTGCTTCGGCGTACTTCTTTTTGCTGTGCCAGTGTGGGTTCTACTCGGTTATTTAGAGCATTGGCCTACACTGATCTACATATTTATAAGCAGCCTGCTTCTCAAGGCAACCTTCGCCGTAAAAGAACTACACCGCGCCGCTCAGCAGGTAAAGGGCCCACTCCTTGAGGGGAAGGTGGAAACAGCCAGAGCAAGATTGAGAAGTCTAGTAAGCCGTAACACAGATGAACTGGCCGAACCACTGACCGTGGCCGCGGCGGTGGAGTCGGTGGCTGAAAACACCAATGACTCCTTCGTCGCACCCCTCTTCTATTATCTACTCTTCGGTGTGCCTGGGGCTATCGCCTACCGCTTGATCAACACCTTCGATTCTATGATCGGTTACCATGGTCGCTATGAATACCTGGGTAAGGTGGCTGCTAGGCTGGATGACCTGGCCAACTTTGTGCCCGCCCGTCTGGCGGCCCTGTTCATGGTGATAGCGGCTCATCTAACAGGCAACGATGCCCAGCAGGCATGGCACATGATGTTGCGCTACCGCCGAGTCACCGAGAGCCCCAATGCCGGTTGGACGATGAGTGCCATGGCCGGAGCGCTAGGCGTTCAGCTCGAAAAGGTGGGACATTACAAGCTAGGCGAAACCAGCACCCCGCTATCCCCAGCAATGATTGATCAATCTTTATCTATTATGTGGGCCACTGTTACGCTCACCGCTCTATTCTCTCTGGCCATCGAGGTGGTGAGACATGCTACCTAA
- a CDS encoding cobyrinate a,c-diamide synthase: protein MSTSRQIPRLIIAGVSSGVGKTTIATGIMGALRRRGFKIQPFKAGPDYIDPSYHSRIADATSRNLDPWMLPGASLLELYLHAVEKADIAIIEGVMGLFDGRSGHEETGSTAELAKLLRSPVLLVIDISKMARSAAAVVLGYLNFDPELRLAGVILNQVGSESHRRWVTEAIEKATRIPVVGYLPRQEELVLPERHLGLIPTTEGDAWDEFLERLIQQVTKTINLREVVRIARSAEPLPAITTGLFTKEQPERQVSIAVAQDEAFSFYYQDNLDLLSAWGARLLPFSPLHDPALPSDISGVYIGGGFPELYAAGLSANRSMQHSIKMAVAAGMPIYAECGGLMYLSQGIVDFEGRRYEMVGAIPSQTLMRQRRMRLGYVTVRARRDTPLLQRGDTVRGHEFHWSELEKNIAKTEAAYDVLDDRPGRMEGYSRGHLLASYVHLHFGSNPALAPNFIASCARWAEKGTA from the coding sequence ATGAGTACCAGTAGACAGATACCGCGCTTGATCATCGCTGGGGTCAGTAGCGGTGTGGGTAAGACTACCATAGCTACAGGCATAATGGGGGCCTTGAGACGGCGCGGATTCAAGATCCAGCCTTTCAAGGCCGGGCCTGACTACATCGACCCCAGCTACCACAGTCGCATCGCCGACGCCACCTCGCGCAACCTGGATCCCTGGATGCTCCCAGGGGCATCACTGCTCGAACTCTACCTCCACGCTGTGGAGAAGGCCGATATAGCCATAATCGAGGGGGTGATGGGACTCTTTGATGGCCGCTCTGGGCATGAGGAGACAGGCAGTACAGCCGAATTGGCTAAACTGCTCCGCTCGCCAGTCCTCCTAGTGATAGACATAAGTAAGATGGCTCGCAGCGCCGCTGCCGTCGTTCTCGGCTATCTAAATTTTGATCCTGAGCTGCGCCTGGCTGGGGTTATCCTTAACCAAGTAGGGAGCGAATCCCACCGACGTTGGGTCACTGAGGCCATCGAGAAGGCCACCCGCATACCTGTAGTCGGTTATCTCCCCAGACAGGAAGAGCTCGTCCTCCCCGAGCGCCACCTGGGACTGATCCCCACCACAGAGGGGGATGCCTGGGACGAATTTCTAGAGAGACTGATCCAACAGGTCACGAAGACTATCAACTTGAGGGAGGTAGTGCGCATCGCTCGATCAGCCGAACCGTTGCCTGCGATCACTACAGGCTTATTCACCAAGGAGCAACCAGAGAGGCAGGTGAGCATCGCTGTGGCCCAGGATGAGGCCTTCAGCTTTTATTATCAGGACAACCTGGACCTCCTCAGCGCCTGGGGGGCAAGGCTCCTCCCCTTCAGCCCACTGCATGATCCAGCGCTTCCCTCTGACATCAGCGGAGTTTACATCGGTGGAGGTTTCCCCGAGCTCTACGCCGCGGGCCTGTCGGCGAACCGATCGATGCAGCACTCAATCAAAATGGCCGTAGCGGCCGGCATGCCCATATACGCTGAGTGCGGGGGGCTGATGTATCTCTCCCAAGGCATCGTCGATTTCGAGGGGAGGCGATACGAAATGGTAGGGGCGATACCCAGCCAGACTCTTATGCGCCAGAGAAGGATGCGCCTGGGATATGTGACGGTGAGAGCCCGCCGAGATACCCCTCTCCTACAACGTGGGGATACAGTACGGGGACACGAATTCCATTGGTCAGAGTTAGAAAAGAATATAGCCAAGACGGAAGCTGCCTACGATGTGCTGGATGACCGACCAGGGCGGATGGAAGGCTACAGCAGGGGACATCTGCTAGCCTCGTACGTGCACTTACATTTTGGCAGCAACCCTGCTCTGGCCCCTAACTTCATCGCCTCCTGTGCCCGCTGGGCAGAGAAGGGTACAGCGTGA
- the cobS gene encoding adenosylcobinamide-GDP ribazoletransferase encodes MAKSILKSYRELPALPRIFREECYRLLTAVQFLTILPPFLQREVSVATLGRSLAYFPIVGLLLGLILAGLDALLQLAFPPTIVNALLVVSLVWLTGALHLDGLMDACDGLFSHKEAPQMLDIMRDSRVGGFGVVGAISILLLKYASLSALPADFRLGGLILMATLGRWAMSYAIWAFPYARSQGKGTPFKGQASRGQALLATLLTTLVVGWFLQVWGIALLIFIWLSTWLLAKYIMTKIPGLTGDTYGAINEVTEAITLLLLVAGRTMNP; translated from the coding sequence ATGGCCAAGAGTATCCTGAAATCATATAGAGAGTTGCCCGCCCTGCCTCGAATCTTCCGAGAGGAATGTTACCGGCTCCTCACGGCAGTGCAGTTCCTGACCATTCTCCCACCCTTCCTCCAGCGCGAGGTCAGCGTAGCCACGCTGGGTCGCTCGCTGGCCTACTTCCCTATAGTTGGGTTGCTCTTAGGACTTATCCTGGCTGGGCTGGACGCGCTCTTACAGCTCGCCTTCCCTCCAACCATAGTCAACGCTCTGCTGGTAGTCTCTTTAGTGTGGCTCACGGGCGCTCTGCATCTAGATGGGCTCATGGATGCCTGCGATGGACTCTTCAGCCACAAGGAAGCGCCACAAATGCTTGACATAATGCGAGATAGCCGTGTCGGCGGCTTTGGCGTGGTTGGGGCCATCTCCATATTGCTCCTTAAGTATGCCTCATTGAGCGCCTTGCCAGCCGACTTCCGTCTGGGTGGGCTCATCCTGATGGCCACCCTCGGACGCTGGGCGATGTCCTACGCTATCTGGGCCTTCCCTTACGCCCGCAGTCAGGGAAAGGGCACACCCTTCAAAGGGCAGGCCTCGCGGGGACAGGCCCTCCTTGCCACCCTCCTGACCACTCTGGTAGTGGGGTGGTTTTTGCAGGTATGGGGGATAGCGCTCCTTATCTTTATCTGGCTGAGCACCTGGCTTCTGGCGAAATATATCATGACTAAAATTCCAGGCCTCACTGGAGACACTTATGGGGCGATCAATGAAGTGACCGAAGCTATCACTCTATTACTCCTGGTTGCTGGAAGGACGATGAACCCATGA
- the cobO gene encoding cob(I)yrinic acid a,c-diamide adenosyltransferase has protein sequence MKRKERKGLIIVHTGDGKGKTTAALGIALRAVGHDLRVLIVQFIKGAWHSGEVRAAKRLSPNLQIVPMGQGFLRSEEEKHAARNRQLIRQAWEFARSHILAGSYDVIVLDEVNYVISYGLLSVEEVVHLIREKPAGLHLILTGRNAHPAVIDEADLVTEMREIKHPFKNGLMGQRGIEF, from the coding sequence ATGAAGAGAAAAGAGCGTAAAGGATTGATTATCGTCCATACGGGAGACGGCAAGGGCAAGACCACAGCTGCCCTGGGGATAGCTCTTCGTGCCGTGGGGCATGACCTGCGGGTGCTCATCGTCCAGTTCATCAAGGGCGCCTGGCATAGCGGTGAGGTGAGAGCGGCGAAAAGGCTGAGTCCAAATCTGCAAATCGTCCCTATGGGGCAGGGATTCCTGCGGAGCGAAGAGGAGAAACACGCCGCCAGGAATCGGCAACTCATCCGTCAGGCTTGGGAGTTCGCCCGCTCCCACATCCTGGCCGGGAGCTACGATGTGATCGTCCTGGACGAGGTAAATTACGTGATCTCCTACGGATTGCTTTCCGTTGAGGAGGTCGTCCATCTTATCCGAGAGAAACCGGCCGGATTACATCTCATCCTGACCGGTCGGAATGCCCACCCGGCCGTGATCGACGAAGCCGACCTGGTCACCGAGATGCGAGAAATTAAGCACCCCTTTAAAAATGGGCTCATGGGACAGAGGGGCATCGAATTCTGA
- a CDS encoding heme ABC transporter ATP-binding protein, with product MVEDVSLYLNRGEMIGLVGPNGSGKSTLIKGISGLLRPEQGRIQLEGQDLSHLPRMAIAKKLSVVPQNPTLPEAFTVAEIVLMGRTPHLRFLQSEGEHDWAVARWAMELTDTWEIAERRIEELSGGERQRVIIARALAQEPRLLLLDEPTAHLDINHQISVLELVRQLHRKHDLAVLAVFHDLNLAAQYCERLILLSVGRIYTQGSPQQVITRENIRTVYETDVHILAHPLNKLPTALITASNGYDERTAQDMLRDDQ from the coding sequence GTGGTAGAGGATGTGAGTCTCTATCTCAACCGTGGGGAGATGATAGGGCTTGTAGGACCCAACGGCTCGGGGAAATCTACGCTCATCAAGGGTATCAGCGGATTACTTCGGCCGGAGCAGGGACGGATCCAGCTAGAAGGACAAGACCTCTCCCATCTGCCACGGATGGCCATAGCGAAAAAGCTGTCCGTCGTCCCTCAGAACCCAACCCTCCCCGAGGCCTTCACCGTAGCCGAGATCGTACTCATGGGGCGCACACCCCACCTTCGCTTCTTGCAATCTGAGGGGGAGCATGATTGGGCTGTGGCCCGCTGGGCTATGGAACTGACTGATACGTGGGAGATAGCTGAGAGGCGAATCGAGGAGCTATCCGGTGGCGAACGCCAGCGGGTAATCATCGCCCGCGCCCTGGCTCAGGAACCACGCCTCCTCCTGCTGGATGAGCCAACCGCCCACCTGGATATCAATCATCAGATATCTGTATTAGAGCTGGTGCGGCAGCTGCACCGAAAACACGATCTGGCTGTGCTGGCTGTCTTCCACGACCTGAACCTGGCCGCCCAGTACTGCGAGCGACTGATCCTGCTCTCTGTGGGGCGAATCTATACTCAGGGAAGTCCTCAACAGGTGATCACAAGGGAGAACATCCGGACCGTCTACGAGACCGATGTCCACATCCTGGCTCATCCCTTAAACAAATTGCCTACAGCGCTCATCACGGCCAGCAACGGATACGACGAGCGCACCGCTCAGGATATGCTCAGGGACGATCAATGA
- a CDS encoding iron chelate uptake ABC transporter family permease subunit: MSETSAPAKIAAPLVRKTWSDDVLHRRSGARVAPLALGFLILVAIAMLSAACGAVAIPVSAIVQILLAKSPLNELVNIVPSWPASYETVILQIRLPRVLLAGLVGASLAVSGATYQALFRNPLADPYLIGVASGASLGAVLALVLPLPLPLYSMGVVQIAAFLAALLTIAMVYALAKVGRSTPVTTLLLAGVALGALASAGTSLLMYLNGDKLHSTYAWLLGGLALSSWPQVFTIFPYSALGLAVMILYARPLNVMQLNEEQAALLGINVERLKLILVAAATLATAAAVSVSGLIGFIGLIVPHAVRLIWGPDYRFLLPMSVIAGAAFLIGTDSLARIALAPSEIPVGAITAFCGAPFFLYLLRQKKRAVF; encoded by the coding sequence ATGAGCGAGACCAGCGCGCCAGCGAAGATAGCCGCCCCTCTTGTTAGGAAAACCTGGAGCGACGATGTATTACATCGTCGCTCCGGAGCTCGTGTTGCTCCACTGGCTCTGGGGTTCCTGATCCTAGTGGCCATAGCTATGCTCTCCGCTGCCTGTGGCGCGGTGGCTATCCCTGTCTCGGCGATAGTCCAGATATTACTGGCGAAATCCCCCCTCAATGAGCTGGTCAACATCGTCCCTAGCTGGCCAGCCAGCTATGAGACCGTTATTCTGCAGATCCGCCTGCCCAGGGTCCTTCTGGCCGGCCTAGTAGGGGCATCGTTGGCCGTATCCGGGGCTACTTACCAGGCCCTCTTTCGCAATCCGCTGGCCGACCCCTATCTCATCGGTGTAGCCTCCGGTGCCTCCCTGGGAGCAGTACTGGCCCTCGTGCTGCCCCTACCCCTACCACTCTACAGCATGGGGGTCGTGCAGATAGCCGCTTTTCTCGCTGCCCTACTCACGATAGCCATGGTCTATGCCTTGGCCAAGGTGGGGCGGTCTACACCCGTCACTACTCTACTATTGGCTGGCGTGGCCCTGGGGGCCTTGGCCTCAGCCGGCACCTCACTTCTGATGTACCTTAATGGTGATAAACTGCATTCCACGTACGCCTGGCTTCTGGGTGGACTCGCCCTCAGCAGCTGGCCGCAGGTTTTTACCATCTTCCCCTATAGCGCTTTAGGGTTGGCTGTGATGATCCTGTACGCCCGCCCTCTGAACGTGATGCAGCTGAACGAGGAACAGGCCGCCCTTCTTGGCATCAATGTGGAACGCCTGAAGCTGATCCTGGTCGCCGCGGCTACCCTGGCTACCGCCGCTGCTGTCTCAGTAAGTGGGCTCATCGGCTTTATAGGGCTGATCGTACCCCACGCTGTGCGCCTTATCTGGGGTCCCGATTACCGTTTCCTGCTGCCAATGTCAGTCATAGCCGGGGCAGCGTTCCTGATCGGGACGGATAGTCTGGCCCGCATCGCTTTAGCCCCAAGTGAGATCCCGGTGGGAGCGATCACCGCTTTCTGCGGAGCACCATTTTTTCTGTATCTACTACGCCAGAAAAAAAGGGCTGTATTCTGA
- a CDS encoding cobalamin-binding protein, translating into MKKPLLCLVLAALIISIIAGCAPATTQTSTPTASSSSSTVSFPLSLTDDAGRTVRIEKSPQRIVSLAPSNTEILFALGLGDKVVGVDEYSDYPAEAKTKAKVGSFSKINLEKVVSLAPDLILATNIHVKTIVPELEKRGLTVVVLQPQNIEAVLNNIALVGKLSGKTKEAAALTADIQKRLTNIATKTKTASSRPRVFLELSPDLITIGPGTFIDDLISRAGGENIAAEAKTAWPQLNQETIVLKDPQVILLADHPAGETPEKVKSRPGWQNISAVKNGRIVVLNPDLVNRPGPRVIEGLEMMAKAIHPELFK; encoded by the coding sequence ATGAAAAAGCCTCTTCTATGTCTTGTCCTAGCGGCCCTAATCATCAGCATAATCGCCGGCTGCGCCCCAGCCACGACTCAGACCTCGACACCAACAGCGTCCTCCTCCTCGTCAACGGTAAGCTTTCCCCTCAGCCTGACCGATGATGCCGGGCGAACGGTACGGATCGAAAAATCCCCTCAAAGGATCGTCTCCCTAGCCCCTAGCAACACCGAGATCCTCTTCGCTCTGGGACTCGGCGACAAAGTAGTGGGCGTTGATGAGTACTCCGACTATCCAGCAGAGGCCAAAACGAAGGCAAAAGTTGGCAGTTTCTCTAAGATCAACCTCGAGAAGGTCGTTTCCCTAGCTCCCGATCTCATCCTGGCCACGAACATTCACGTCAAGACCATCGTGCCCGAACTGGAAAAGCGCGGCCTAACCGTCGTCGTCCTTCAGCCCCAAAATATAGAGGCTGTTCTAAATAACATTGCCCTGGTAGGCAAGCTCAGCGGTAAGACTAAAGAGGCAGCTGCCCTCACGGCTGACATACAAAAGCGCCTCACCAACATCGCCACCAAGACGAAGACGGCTTCCTCCAGGCCAAGGGTTTTCCTTGAGCTAAGCCCAGACCTCATCACCATTGGACCAGGCACCTTCATTGACGACCTGATCAGCCGGGCTGGCGGAGAGAACATCGCTGCTGAGGCGAAGACCGCCTGGCCACAGCTTAACCAGGAAACTATCGTGCTCAAGGACCCTCAAGTGATCCTCCTCGCCGATCATCCGGCCGGAGAGACGCCCGAGAAGGTTAAGTCTCGTCCCGGTTGGCAAAACATCAGCGCCGTGAAAAATGGGCGTATTGTGGTCCTCAATCCTGACCTTGTCAACAGACCGGGGCCAAGGGTCATCGAGGGGCTGGAGATGATGGCCAAAGCTATACACCCGGAGCTATTTAAATGA
- a CDS encoding helix-turn-helix domain-containing protein, with product MNKKENKRAVVLAKIDRGEMTAVQAREVIGLSVRHIRRLLAKYRKDGLQALAHGNRGRKPHHTLDPTIRVTFSLDNNTARS from the coding sequence TTGAACAAGAAGGAGAACAAGCGAGCGGTGGTTCTGGCTAAGATTGACCGTGGGGAAATGACAGCCGTCCAAGCTAGGGAGGTGATTGGATTGAGTGTACGACACATACGGCGGCTGTTGGCAAAGTACCGCAAAGATGGACTACAAGCATTGGCTCACGGTAACCGAGGCCGAAAACCACACCACACTTTAGACCCCACCATTAGGGTGACATTTTCACTGGACAACAACACAGCTCGGTCCTAG
- a CDS encoding pyridoxal-phosphate dependent enzyme gives MQVSSKLIVGPTFGEMLHPQKIDPATRRKALRMQKEDPLDPINLFNITWRNDANQIYYEVLSKELTGVDAPIVVLYSKDFPTGSHKVGATYSVLVEKELYGEVDPAKHTLVWPSTGNYGIGGAWVGCRMGFDSIVILPEEMSAERFKIIESYGARVIATPGCESNVKEIYDKTWELRRQDPERIRILNQFEVMGNYRFHYHVTGNTIVELTDILKAQGVGNGKVAAFCSAMGSAGTIAAGDRLKQVWPDHKIIGLEPIQCPTLYNNGYGGHDIQGIGDKHATWIHHVTNMDAIMCIDDIESKKGLQMLTEEPGWNVLMRQGIPEDKVKKYATIFGISGVCNVLGAIKTAKFYDLGKNDVIVTILTDAIDRYHSVMGQMTRTYGQMDETEAKVRLVSIFHSQKTDWIKEGTRDVRRQWHNLKYYTWVEQQGKTVEELNAQLSEEWWLAEQAKVAEIDRRISEHR, from the coding sequence ATGCAGGTTAGTTCCAAGCTCATAGTGGGACCGACCTTCGGGGAGATGCTCCATCCCCAGAAGATCGACCCAGCCACGCGGCGAAAAGCCCTTAGGATGCAGAAAGAAGACCCACTTGATCCGATCAATCTGTTCAATATCACCTGGCGCAATGACGCAAATCAGATTTATTATGAGGTCTTGTCCAAGGAATTGACCGGTGTGGACGCCCCCATCGTCGTCCTGTACTCCAAAGACTTCCCAACCGGCAGCCACAAGGTGGGGGCTACCTATAGCGTGCTGGTTGAAAAGGAACTGTATGGCGAAGTGGATCCGGCCAAGCATACATTGGTATGGCCGTCGACCGGTAACTACGGCATCGGCGGTGCATGGGTTGGCTGCCGAATGGGCTTCGATAGTATTGTGATTCTACCTGAGGAGATGAGCGCTGAGCGCTTCAAGATCATCGAATCCTATGGGGCACGCGTGATAGCCACACCAGGCTGTGAATCCAACGTTAAGGAGATTTACGATAAGACTTGGGAATTGCGCCGACAGGACCCCGAGCGCATTCGTATTCTTAACCAGTTCGAGGTAATGGGCAATTATCGCTTCCACTACCACGTCACTGGCAACACCATCGTTGAGTTGACGGACATACTCAAGGCCCAGGGGGTGGGCAACGGCAAGGTAGCTGCCTTTTGTTCAGCAATGGGCTCAGCCGGCACGATCGCCGCTGGCGACCGGTTAAAGCAAGTCTGGCCTGACCACAAGATTATCGGACTTGAACCCATACAGTGCCCTACTCTGTACAATAATGGCTACGGTGGACACGATATTCAGGGCATTGGTGATAAGCACGCGACCTGGATTCATCACGTCACCAACATGGATGCGATCATGTGCATCGATGACATCGAGAGCAAGAAAGGCTTGCAAATGTTGACTGAGGAGCCTGGCTGGAATGTGCTGATGCGCCAGGGTATCCCTGAGGACAAGGTCAAGAAGTACGCGACCATCTTCGGCATCAGCGGCGTTTGTAACGTGCTGGGCGCGATCAAGACGGCCAAGTTCTACGATCTTGGGAAGAATGACGTGATTGTCACCATCCTAACTGATGCCATTGATCGTTATCACTCAGTCATGGGTCAAATGACGCGGACTTATGGCCAGATGGACGAGACCGAGGCCAAGGTTCGCCTGGTGAGCATCTTCCATAGCCAGAAGACTGACTGGATCAAAGAGGGCACGCGCGACGTTCGCCGCCAATGGCATAATCTGAAATACTACACCTGGGTTGAACAGCAGGGCAAGACGGTCGAGGAGCTCAACGCCCAGCTCAGCGAGGAGTGGTGGTTGGCTGAGCAAGCCAAAGTGGCTGAGATCGATAGGCGTATCAGCGAGCATCGCTAG